From the Saccharomonospora marina XMU15 genome, the window GCCCGAGTCCGACGGACTCGATCCCTCACCCCGACTCGGCGGGATTGCGGTGCATCCGCGTCGATGATCTCCGCAAACCGCCGTCACTCAATCTATTGATCCCGACAGGAAAGTATCAATGGGTCAATTGCGTGACGTGCGGTTTCACCCCACGTATAACTTTGGGTGGGCGGCATCCGTACCGCTGGGCGCAACGCGCACACCGCCGACCGACTCCCAGGACAGGCATACTGCGTGGTCGTCGCGCTGTTTCGACCGAAAGTCGTTGGCCTCTTGACAGCAACACCAAGCGATTGTGTGCCAGACAACAAGGTCACCCGTTCGGCGGAGCAGGTGCCCGAAAACTCTACTTTGGGTCGGTATTGACCGGTTCCTTTAGTCCGCCAGCCTGACATCTCGTCGGCCACTTGAGTTCGTAGCGTATCCAGCAACATGTTGCGCATAGGACAACAATTGCACAGTCGAACACCGCCGGTGCACTGTCGTGCACCGGCGGTGTCCACACTCGGGGCGCAGACTGTTACTCGATCTTTGCGATCACAGCGCCCTGCCGGACCACGTCGCCCTCCTGCACCCGCAGCCGCAGCACCCCCGAGGACGGCGCCGGGATCTCCATATCAACTTTGTCCACCGCCACCTCGGCGATGAGCTGCCCCTCGGAAACGGATTCGCCGTCGGCGACGAACCAGGTAGCCACGGCGCCCTCCGCATTCGGATCCTCCGCCGAAACCTGCGGAAAAACCACATCGGTCATGCGCCGACCATTTCTTCGACAGCCGCGCGAATTCGGGCCGGCGTGGGCAGCACAGCGTATTCCAACGAGCGCGCGTAGGGAATGGGTACGTCCGGAACCGCCACCCGCGCGGGCGGCGCCTTGAGCACCGATGGGTCACGCTCGGCGACCCGTGCCACCACCTCGCCGGACAGCCCGAACGACAGGTAGTCCTCGTCGACGACGACCAGCCGCCCGGTGCGAGCCACCGACTCGAGTACGGTGTCGGTGTCCATCGGCACGAGGCTGCGCAGGTCCACGACCTCGCACTCGATCCCCTCACCGGCGAGTTCGTCGGCCACGTCGAGCGCGTGGTGCACCGACAGTGACAGCGTGACGATGCTGACGTCGCGCCCCCGCCGCACCACGTTCGCCTTGCCGATGGGTACCTCGTACTCCTCCTCCGGCACCGGTGCCACCGAACGGGGGTTCTTCGCCATCCACGGCAGCCCCATCACCCCCTTGTGGAACATGTACACC encodes:
- a CDS encoding biotin/lipoyl-containing protein, which codes for MTDVVFPQVSAEDPNAEGAVATWFVADGESVSEGQLIAEVAVDKVDMEIPAPSSGVLRLRVQEGDVVRQGAVIAKIE